The Bacteroidota bacterium genome has a segment encoding these proteins:
- a CDS encoding DUF4783 domain-containing protein produces the protein MRTTPPTVVVFFLAVGLFGPCLGAGSGVALAQTDSTALLQIERGFRFADPEVLLDGATERVDIIIFGQGASYSRAQAAFVLSDFFRRYPPRQVVFEQEVLAEDRRSIIGRYWVTGGGDEPIGVSIRLRARDGGWQLQGIRVNQGGR, from the coding sequence ATGCGAACAACGCCCCCCACCGTAGTCGTTTTTTTCCTGGCTGTGGGTCTATTCGGTCCCTGCCTCGGGGCCGGCTCCGGGGTGGCGCTCGCCCAGACGGACTCGACGGCGCTCTTGCAGATCGAGCGCGGCTTCCGCTTCGCCGATCCGGAGGTGCTGCTCGATGGAGCCACCGAGCGCGTGGACATCATCATCTTCGGACAGGGGGCGTCGTACAGCCGTGCGCAAGCAGCGTTCGTGCTCAGCGATTTCTTCCGCCGCTACCCGCCTCGCCAGGTGGTGTTCGAGCAGGAAGTCCTAGCGGAGGACCGTCGCTCTATCATCGGGCGGTACTGGGTGACCGGGGGCGGAGACGAGCCTATCGGCGTCTCCATCCGCCTGCGGGCCAGGGACGGCGGGTGGCAACTTCAGGGCATCCGCGTCAACCAGGGCGGGCGGTAG